The sequence CATAGCAGTCGTTGCCGTCGGCCTCGCCCGACAGGAGCGAGGCGATCTGGCGCTTGTTGACCTCGCTGCGCAGCGCCTTCAGCGCCTGCTCGGCCTCGCCCACCACGTCCTTGTCGCCTTCCATCTCGCCGAGCTCGATCAGCTCGAGATTGTCGGCAAGGTCGGCTTCCAGCTTGCGCACGCCCGTCAGCCCGTCGTCGAGCTGCTGGCGTTCGCGCATCAATTTCTGCGCCTTCGTCGGATCGTCCCAAAGGGTCGGGTCCTCGGAAGCGGCGTTCAGTTCATCCAGACGGACAATCGCGTTGTCCCAGTCAAAGATGCCTCCTCAGCAGGCTTATGGCCTGCTTGATTTCGTCGACCACGGCCTCGGTTTCAGCGCGCATCGCTGTCCTTTCTCGCCAGTTGGGGGTTGCAGTTCGAAAAGATGGAAACCGTCCTCGCCACAGGCCTGACGGCGCTTCCGTTTCGGTCGCGGACCATAGTTGATCGGGCCGCCAATCGCAAACGCCGCGGCCGGGTCTCCCCTGCCGCGGCGTCGAAGCTGTCGGGTTCCGCTCCCGGCACTGCCGGGGCGGAACATTGCCGGGTCAGTACAGGCCGCCGGTACCACTCATGACGGCCTGGCCCGCCTCCGGCGAGACCGTGCGCGGAATGCCGATCTCGTCCTGGAAGCCGATGATCGAATACTCGTCCGGCGGAGCGGTGCCCGGCTTGAAGCCTTCCAGGATCGTGCCCGGCGTGCCGGCGCCCGCGCGCAGGCCCGTCTGGCGGTTGATCGGGATCAGCTGCAGGCCCTTGGGCACGCGGAACTCGACCGGCGGCGCATCCTTCAGCGCAGCCTGCATGAAATCGATGAAGATCGGCGCCGCCACCTGGCCGCCCGTCGCACCGCGTCCCATCGGCTTCGGCGTGTCGTAGCCGACGAACACGCCCACCGTCAGGTCCGGCGTGAAGCCGACGAACCAGGCGTCCTTCTCGTCGTTGGTCGTGCCGGTCTTGCCGGCGACCGGACGGCCGAGAACCTTGACGCTGGTGGCGGTGCCGCGCTGGACCACGCCTTCCATCATCGAGGTGATCTGGTAGGCGGTCATCGGGTCGAGAACCTGCTCGCGATTGTCGACCAGCTCCGGCTCGGGCTGGTCTGCCCAATGATCGGTCGCGCAGGTTTCGCAGATCCGCTCCTCATGCCGGTAGACGGTCTTGCCGTAGCGGTCCTGGATGCGGTCGATCAGCGTCGGATGCACCTGGCGCCCGCCATTGGCAATCATCGCATAGGCAGTGACCATGCGCATGACCGTGGTCTCGCCCGCGCCCAGCGACATGGACAGGACCGGCGTCATCGCATCGTAGATGCCGAAGCGCTTGGCGTATTCGGCCACCAGCGGCATGCCCATGTCCTGGGCAAGGCGCACGGTCATCACGTTACGCGACAGCTCGATGCCGACACGCAGCGTCGAGGGACCGTAATACTTGCCGCCGTAGTTCTGCGGCCGCCACATCGGCAGGCCTGGACCCTGGGCGATCTCGAACGGTGCGTCCATGATCACGCTGGAGGGCGTATAGCCGTTGTCGAGCGCGGCCGCGTAGAGGAACGGCTTGAAGGCAGAACCCGGCTGGCGATACGCCTGCGTGGCGCGGTTGAACTCGCTCTGGGAGAAGGAGAAGCCGCCGACCATCGCCAGCACGCGGCCCGTATAGGGATCCATCGCCACCAGCGCGCCGGAGACGCTCGGGAACTGGCGCAGCTCGTACCCTTCGCCCTCGCCCTTCTCCACATAGATCACGTCGCCCGGCGACAGCACGTCGCCCGCATTGGTCGGCGAGCGGCCGCTGATGCGGGCCCACTTCATGCCGGACAGCGGCAGGCTGACCCGCTCGCGCTCGGTCGACAGCTGGCCGTTGGTCTCGCGCGTCGGCTGCAGGCCGATCTCAGCCGCCTCGCCGGAGACCGACAGAACCACCGCCAGACGCCACTCGGGAACGTCCGGCATGCCCTCGATCTTGGACAGCTCGACACCCCAGTCGGCCGCGCCCGGCTCGATCTTCTGCACCGGACCGCGCCAGCCGCCGCGGCGCTGGTCGAAGGCGATCAGGCCGTCCATCAGCGCCTTGCGCGCCATCACCTGCAGTTTCGGGTCGAGGGTCGAGCGAACCGACAGGCCGCCTTCGTACAGGCGCGTCTCGCCGTACATGCTGGCGATCTCACGGCGCACTTCCTCGGAGAAATATTCGGACGCGAACAGGTGGGTGCCGCGCGAGCGCAGCTTGACCGACAGCGGCTTGGCCTTGGCTTCCTCGCCGGCCAGGCTGTCGACATAGCCGTTCTCGACCATGCGATCGATCACCCAGTTGCGGCGCTCGATGGCCGCGTCCCGCTCGCGGAACGGGTGGTAGTTGTTCGGACCCTTGGGAAGGGCGGCGAGATAGGCCACCTCTTCCAGGCTCAGCTCGTGCACCGACTTGTCGAAGTAGAGCAGCGAGGCCGCGGCCACACCATAGGCGCCGACGCCGAGATAGATCTCGTTGAGATAGAGCTCGAGGATCTCGTCCTTGGTGTAGGCCTGCTCGATGCGCAGGGCCAGGATCGCCTCCTTGACCTTGCGCTCCATCGACACTTCGTTGGTCAGCAGGAAGTTCTTCGCCACCTGCTGGGTGATCGTCGAGGCGCCCTGCGGGCGGCGGCCGGAGCCGTAATTGCGCACATAGGCGACCGCGGCACGCGCGATGCCTTCCGGGTCGATGCCCAGATGCGAGTAGAAGTTCTTGTCCTCGGCCGAGATGTAGGCCTGCTTCAGCAGATCCGGGATGGCCTGGATCGGCAGGAACAGCCGCCGCTCCTTGGCGTATTCCGCCATGAGCTGGCCGTCGGCCGCATGAACGCGGGTCATCACCGGCGGCTCGTAGTTCTTGAGCGCGGTGTAGTCCGGCAGGTCCTCGGACATGTCCTGGAGGAACAGCCAGACACCCGCGGCCACGAGCAATCCCAGCACGGCACCGATGCCGAACAGGTAGCCGAAGAGTTTGATCAGGAACTTCATATATCCGGCTCGTCTATCCCGGTAATGTCGATCTTGCGTCGCAGGTCAGGCCGGCGCGCTTTGCACCGCCGCACGCCCCGGCAGCTTGCCGGTCCGCGCGGCCGATGCGCCTGGCGCGATTGGCTGCCCCGCCGTCATGCCCCCGTTCGCGTCCCCTCGCAATAGCGGATTCGGACCTCGACGTCCCCTGGTTCCGCATTGCGGCGAACCGCCTGGGGCATGCCCCGCAACCCCACCTCCATCCTTGACCAATATGGCGATGCTGAGGCGGACGTTGCGTCTCTACTCGACCTGCTCTTCCGCCTCGGCCGCCGCATGGCCCGCCGTGGTGCGCGACATCTGCATCGCGCCATCGCCGAAGCGCCGTCCGAAATAGCCGTCGATCGCCGCAACAAGGGCCTGTGACATGCGCCCGCGCCACTCGTCGGTGGTCATCAGCTTCTCGTCGAGACGGTTCGACAGATAGCCGAGCTCGACCAGGGCGGACGGCACGTCATGCGCCGTCAACACGCGAAAACCGGCGGATCTCTGGGGATTCTTGATCAGCTGCGCCGTGCCGCGCAGCTCGTTCACCAGCGTGCGGGCGAACAGGAACGAGAACTTCTTGGTCTCCTGCCGCGCCAGATCGATCAGGATGTCGGTGACGTCGTCGGGCTCGTTGGCAAGGTCGATACCGGCGATCACGTCGGAGCGGTTCTCGCGCTCGGCAAGAGCTGCGGCAATTTCGTCGCTGGCGTTCTCGGACAGCGTGTAGACGCCGGCGCCGCGCACCTGCTCGCGGCCGATTCGCACCGAGTCGGCATGAACCGACAACAGCAGGTCCGCTTCCATCTCGCGGGCGATGTGGACCCGCTCGCGCAAGGGAATGAAGATGTCTTCATCCCGCGTCATGTGAACCTCGTAGCGCCCGGTCGCCACCAGCTTGTCGCGCAGCAGCCGGGCGAAATCGAGCACCACCGCCTTTTCCAGCGTGCCCGACGTGCCGCGCGCCCCGGTGTCGATGCCGCCATGGCCGGGGTCGAGCACGATCAGCGGCTTGTCGCGGCGGCGCACGGCCGTCAGCTTGTCGCCCTTGCGCGAGGCGATGGGGGCCGGCGCCTGCGCGCTCGCCAGGAAGGTTTCCCGCGTGGTGCCGACGAGATCGAGCACCAGGCGCGCCGGCTGGTCGGAGACCGACGGCAGCACGAAGGACTTGTCGACCGAAACCGGCCCGGACGCATCGAGGACGAGGCGGGACTTGCCGGCGGCGAACATGCCGAAACGCCAGGCGGTGATCAGTCCGCGCCCGTCCTGACCGGCCGTCGGCGGCAGGTCGAAGCGCACCTGCGGCAGGTCGATGACCACGCGATAGGGATCGGACAGGGTGGAGACGGCGAACTCCACCGGCGCCGACAGATCCATGATGAAGCGGGTTCGCGTCGCATCGCCGGCAACGCGGGCTTCGCGCGCGACCACCGGTCCGCCGGCCTGCCCGCTGGTCTGGGCGTCCGCGGCAGCGGCTTGCGCGACGGCGGTCTCGGCTGCGACAGGCCCCGCCGGCAGCGCCAGGCCGGCAGCAAGCGCCAGCAGCCGTGTCATGCGTGCGAAGATCGTCACTCGATATGCCTCTTGCCGGTCTCTGCCCGCCCCGCCGCTTTACTGCAGCAAGATGTAGCCCCTCGCAAGTTAACCTTTCATTGACGATACGACGCCTTGTACGCAGATGCGAGGCGAACCCGCCCAAATGCACGCAAAGCGCGCCCCCGCCCCGCAAGCGTACTTGCCATATGCCTTTCACGACCGTAAAAGAAATGCGACGGGTCCGGGATTTGAATCTGATTCAACCTGGGTCGTTCTGGTGCCATCTGGCGGCGTCCGGTCAAGCCAACTGTGCTTTCGTAAACAGCGATCGATCACTTGGCAGCGGCGCCCGGCAGGGTGGCCATCGAATTCGTGCGTTCCCGGTCTGCGTGGCGAAGGCCGAACACCGGGATCCGGTCGATGGTGCCGCGCGTCAGCGATGCCCCGCGTCAGTGATGACGCGCCGCGTATCGAGGTCGCCCCGCATCCTGGACGCTTGCGTCCCGGCCGGCGCTCCGTAGCGCCCTCCGGCCCCGCCCCCTGCGGCGCCGTGGGAAGCTCGCGACGGATCGAGGCGCATGGAGCGTCCGGCTGCGTTCATCGCAACCGGCGTACGATGGCGGCAAGGCTGGCCGGAGCCCCGTCTCGACTTGCCACCGAGGCCGCCTCAGCGCCCGGACAGGCAGCCGACAGGACTGATACATCCGGCCCGCCGCAAGGCAGTGGCCGCCGCAACATGGCTTACTGGGCGCTGCAATGAACCAATGCGCGAAGACGATCCCAAACGGACACGAGGCCGCCGCTATCGGCGTCGCCGGGTCCGGACGGATCGCCGCGCGGTGCAGCACCCCTTCGTCTTTCATCACACCGCAGAACAGAACGATCGCCCTCGCGCGGATCCGGACGAGCGTGACAAGCCGCCCGGGCGCGACGGTCGTGGAGACACCCATCAATGGCAAACAAGATGCTTATCGATGCCGCGCACCCGGAGGAGACCCGGGTCGTCGTGGTGCGCGGAAACAGGGTCGAGGAATTTGATTTCGAGGCTGCGAACCGCAAGCAGCTTCGCGGCAACATCTATCTGGCCAAGGTAACGCGCGTCGAGCCGTCGCTGCAGGCCGCTTTCGTCGATTACGGCGGCAACCGCCACGGCTTCCTTGCCTTCGGCGAGATCCATCCCGACTACTACCAGATCCCGATGGCCGACCGTCAGGCGCTCATCGACGAAGAGGAAGCGGAGGCCGCCCGCGCCGATGAGGACGAGCGCCCCTCGCGCCGCAAGAGCAAGGCCGCCAAGCCCGCCGAGCAGGAGAACGGCGAGGCCGTCGCCTCCGAGGAATCCGAGAACGGCGAAGACGACGTCGAGTCGGTCGGCGCGGAAGACGCGCTGGAGGAGCTCCCCCAGCGCGCCCGCAAGCACCGCAAGCAGTACAAGATCCAGGAAGTGATCAAGCGCCGGCAGGTCCTGCTGGTGCAGGTCGTCAAGGAAGAGCGCGGCAACAAGGGCGCTGCTCTGACCACCTACCTGTCGCTGGCCGGCCGCTATTCGGTGCTGATGCCGAACACCGCCCGCGGCGGCGGCATCTCGCGCAAGATCACCACCCCGACCGACCGCAAGCGTCTGAAGAAGATCGCTTCCGAGCTGGAAGTGCCGCAGGGCATGGGCGTGATCCTGCGCACCGCCGGCGCCAGCCGCACCAAGGCCGAGATCAAGCGCGATTTCGAGTACCTGATGCGGCTGTGGGAGAATGTGCGCGACCTGACGCTGCAATCGTCGGCGCCTTACCTCGTCTATGAGGAGGGCTCGCTGATCAAGCGCTCGATCCGCGACCTCTACAACAAGGACATCGACCAGGTTCTGGTGGCCGGCGACGAAGGCTATCGCGAGGCCAAGGACTTCATGCGCATGCTCATGCCGAGCCATGCCAAGAACGTCCAGCCCTACAAGGACGCGACGCCGGTCTTCTCGCGCTTCATGGTCGAGAGCCAGCTCGATGCGATGTTCTCGCCGCAGGTGACGCTGAAGTCGGGCGGCTACATCGTCATCAACCAGACCGAGGCGCTGGTCGCCATCGACGTCAACTCCGGCAAGTCGACGCGCGAACACAATATCGAGGACACCGCCGTCCAGACGAACCTGGAAGCGGCGGAGGAAGTGGCGCGCCAGCTGCGGCTGCGCGACCTTGCCGGCCTGATCGTGATCGACTTCATCGACATGGAGGAGAACAAGAACAATCGGGCCGTCGAGCGCAAGCTCAAGGATTGCCTGAAGAACGACCGGGCGCGCATCCAGGTCGGCCGCATCTCGCATTTCGGCCTTCTGGAAATGTCGCGCCAGCGCATCCGCACCGGCGTTCTGGAAAGCTCCATGACGCCCTGCCCGCACTGCCACGGCACGGGCATGATCCGCTCGGTGGAATCGGTGGCGCTGCATGTGCTGCGCTCGCTTGAGGACCACCTGCTGAAGGGCGCGACGCACAATCTGATCGTCCGCACGACGACCGAGGCGGCGCTCTACATCCTGAACCAGAAGCGCGGCCACCTGGCCGATCTGGAGGCCCGCTTCGGCCTCGAGGTGACGGTCCAGGCCGGCCACATGGACAGCGGCCAGCATTACGTGCTGGAGCGCGGCGAGCCGATCGACGCGCGCCCGGATGCGGCCCCGCGCATGATCCAGCCGTCCACCGTCATGCCGATGACGGTCGAGGAAGCCGAAGAGATCGACGAGGTCGAAGAGGAAGAGGAGGAGACCCCGCGCGCCTCCTCCGCCCGCGACCGCGACGAGAGCGACGACGAAAACGGCGGCCGCAAGCGCCGCCGCCGCCGCCGTCGCCGGCGTTCGGGCTCCGACGAGGACCAGCCGCAGACCCGCCAGGCCGATGCCGAGGACGGCGATGAGGATGGCGACAACGACACCGAAGGCGAAGTCAGCGCCGCCGAGCGCCAGGAAGATGGCGACGACGAGGAGCGCTCGCGCCGCAAGCGCCGCCGTGGCCGCCGGGGCGGTCGCCGCAGCCGCCGCGATGGCGAGGGCGAGAACGGCGAGAACGAGAACGGCGAAGCCGTCGCCCAGGCCTCGGATGAGGCCGACGACAGCGACAGCGATGCCGCGACCGGGGACAGCGTGAGCGAGCCGGTGGCCGCCCAGACGGCTGCCGAAGAGACGGCGAGCACGGACGAGGCTCCGGCCGAAGCCGTCAGCGAGACCGTTGCCGAGACGAGCGAGACCGCTGCCGAGCCGGCGGGCGAAAGCGAGGCCGATGCGGCTCCCGAGGCACCGGCCCCCGAGGTCGAGACGCCTGCGGACGAGCCGGTCGCGGACGTCGCCGCTGCCGCGGAACCTGTTGAAGAGACGAGCGAAACCGTGGCCGAAGAGGCTCCGGTGGAGGCCGTCGCGGAAGAGGCTTCCGAACCTGTCGAGCCCGAGGCTCCGGCCCAGCCGGCCGCGCCGAGCGAGCCTGTCGTGGTGCGCGAGACCGTCTCCAGCGACGGCAGCAGCGAGGAAACCGACCCGGACGGCCCGAAGCGGTCCGGTTGGTGGCAGCGCCGCGGTTTCTTCTGATCTTTGCACCACTGAAATGACGACGGCGCCCGGGGATATCCGGGCGCCGTTTTCGTTTGTGCGAGGCCTTGCGAAATTTTGAGACGGATTTTGCAAAATCCCGTCTCGAAATCGGCAAAAATCGAGACGCGCTCGCAAAATCGGTGGGACACCCCCAGCCGGCCGGCGGCGGGGATAAACGGCCCCGGCAGGCCCCTCGCCTGCCGGCCGCCTTGGCGCTCTATCCCCGGGGCCCCGTGAAACTTGTCCCCGCCCCCCGCATCAGGGCGTAGCATCACCTGCAAATGCCACATCGGCGATCAGGCCGGGACCGGCAGGCTTGCCGGAGGCGCTGGCGATCTCGGCCAGCGAGGCGGAGGCGAGGTCGCCGTCCGGCGCCACCTGGTAGCCCTTTGCTGCAAGACGCTGCGCCAGGGACTGCGGCGTCAGCTCGAAGAGCGGGGCGACCTCGGCGACGGTGCCGTTCTCGATCGCCGACAGAGCGGCGCGCATCGGGTTGCCGCCGCTGGCACCCGCCGTCAGCGCCGGGACGGCGAAGGCCAGCGAGGCAGCGATGCCGATGACAGCGGGAACGAGAAGCTGGCGGCGCTTCAGATAGCCGGACAAGCCCGGCCAGTTGCGCCACAGATGCACGACGACGGGCGCGAGCAGCACCATGGAAAGCCATTCGTGCATGCCATGGAAGGCGGCGGAGCCCCAGTGGAAGAACAGGGCGACGCCGGACACGGCGGAGACGGCGAAAAGAACGATGGTGAAAGTGGTTCCGTGGGTTTTCAGGACGCGAAGCATGTTGCTCTCCGAACTGGTCTGCCTCCTCTGCGCCAAGGCGTGGCAGAGGCACGGGACGCCGGCAACAGGCAAGCTGTAACGGTCTGTCGCAAGGCCCTCGCCCGCGACAGATACGGACAGTTTTGGCGGGCGGAGGTGGTGCGCAAGCGGTACCCCAGCTTCGACGCGGGGCGCGCGCGGCAACGCCGGGGCTTGAATAGAACCGTTCGGGATTACTGGATCCCGGTCTTCGACTGCGCCGAAACCGGGACGACAGCCTGAGCGCGGGTTTGCGCGGGCGCGTCCTCGCAACCGCTCTGGGAACCAATGGGCCCCGGATCTCGCGATGCTCGTCCGGGGTGACGGCGGAGTGTGACGTAACGGCAGAGGGCGGAGTGACGGCAGAGGGGATGCGGGGCCGCGCCTCCTTCTCGGAGGTCATCCCGGCCGCAGGCGAAGCCGGAGAGCCGGGACCCATTTGCAACTTCAGCGGGGGTGAGGCGAGAGCCCGCCGCCACCTCCACCGCTGTCATACCTGCGAAGGCAGGTATCCAGTATCCGCCGGAGCACGCGATAGCGCAAAGGCGTCTTCCACCATGGCGATACTCGCTCGCGGCAATTCCGAGGTCCGAGCCGAACCGTTCGGGGGTACTGGATCCCGGTCTTCGGCTGCGCCGAAACCGGGATGACACTCTGTGTATGAGGTTAGCGCGGGCGTACCCCCGCCACCGCTCCAGGAACGAAGGAGCCCCTCACCCCGCCTTTGGCAGCCAGTCGGCGAGCCGTTCGACGGCCTCGGCGATGACCGCGTGATCGCCGGCGAAGGAAAAGCGCATGTAGGAGCGGCCGTTGACCGGATCGAAGTCCGGGCCGGGCGTCGCCGCGATGCCGGCTTCCTCCAGCAGACGCGAGGCGAAGGCCAGGCTGTCATTGGCGAAGGGGCGAATGCCGGCATAGAGGTAGAAGGCGCCGTCGACGGGGAGCAGCTCGGTGAAGCCGAGCTGCGGCATGCGCTCCAGCAGCAGCGCGCGGTTGCGGGCATAGCCGGCCTTCACCGCCTCCAGTTCGTCGCGCGCATCGAAGGCGGCGGCTGCCGCCCGCTGCGACAGTTCCGGCGGCGAGATGTAGAGGCTCTGGGCGATGCGCTCGACCGGGCGCACCAGGTCCTCCGGCAGCACCATCCAGCCGATGCGCCAGCCGGTCATGCAGTAGTATTTGGAGAAGCTGTTGATGACGATGGCCTTGTCGGTGAAGGAGAGCGCCGTCTCCTGCTCGCCGTCGAAAACCAGGCCATGATAG comes from Stappia sp. 28M-7 and encodes:
- a CDS encoding penicillin-binding protein 1A gives rise to the protein MIKLFGYLFGIGAVLGLLVAAGVWLFLQDMSEDLPDYTALKNYEPPVMTRVHAADGQLMAEYAKERRLFLPIQAIPDLLKQAYISAEDKNFYSHLGIDPEGIARAAVAYVRNYGSGRRPQGASTITQQVAKNFLLTNEVSMERKVKEAILALRIEQAYTKDEILELYLNEIYLGVGAYGVAAASLLYFDKSVHELSLEEVAYLAALPKGPNNYHPFRERDAAIERRNWVIDRMVENGYVDSLAGEEAKAKPLSVKLRSRGTHLFASEYFSEEVRREIASMYGETRLYEGGLSVRSTLDPKLQVMARKALMDGLIAFDQRRGGWRGPVQKIEPGAADWGVELSKIEGMPDVPEWRLAVVLSVSGEAAEIGLQPTRETNGQLSTERERVSLPLSGMKWARISGRSPTNAGDVLSPGDVIYVEKGEGEGYELRQFPSVSGALVAMDPYTGRVLAMVGGFSFSQSEFNRATQAYRQPGSAFKPFLYAAALDNGYTPSSVIMDAPFEIAQGPGLPMWRPQNYGGKYYGPSTLRVGIELSRNVMTVRLAQDMGMPLVAEYAKRFGIYDAMTPVLSMSLGAGETTVMRMVTAYAMIANGGRQVHPTLIDRIQDRYGKTVYRHEERICETCATDHWADQPEPELVDNREQVLDPMTAYQITSMMEGVVQRGTATSVKVLGRPVAGKTGTTNDEKDAWFVGFTPDLTVGVFVGYDTPKPMGRGATGGQVAAPIFIDFMQAALKDAPPVEFRVPKGLQLIPINRQTGLRAGAGTPGTILEGFKPGTAPPDEYSIIGFQDEIGIPRTVSPEAGQAVMSGTGGLY
- a CDS encoding N-acetylmuramoyl-L-alanine amidase, with translation MTIFARMTRLLALAAGLALPAGPVAAETAVAQAAAADAQTSGQAGGPVVAREARVAGDATRTRFIMDLSAPVEFAVSTLSDPYRVVIDLPQVRFDLPPTAGQDGRGLITAWRFGMFAAGKSRLVLDASGPVSVDKSFVLPSVSDQPARLVLDLVGTTRETFLASAQAPAPIASRKGDKLTAVRRRDKPLIVLDPGHGGIDTGARGTSGTLEKAVVLDFARLLRDKLVATGRYEVHMTRDEDIFIPLRERVHIAREMEADLLLSVHADSVRIGREQVRGAGVYTLSENASDEIAAALAERENRSDVIAGIDLANEPDDVTDILIDLARQETKKFSFLFARTLVNELRGTAQLIKNPQRSAGFRVLTAHDVPSALVELGYLSNRLDEKLMTTDEWRGRMSQALVAAIDGYFGRRFGDGAMQMSRTTAGHAAAEAEEQVE
- a CDS encoding ribonuclease E/G → MANKMLIDAAHPEETRVVVVRGNRVEEFDFEAANRKQLRGNIYLAKVTRVEPSLQAAFVDYGGNRHGFLAFGEIHPDYYQIPMADRQALIDEEEAEAARADEDERPSRRKSKAAKPAEQENGEAVASEESENGEDDVESVGAEDALEELPQRARKHRKQYKIQEVIKRRQVLLVQVVKEERGNKGAALTTYLSLAGRYSVLMPNTARGGGISRKITTPTDRKRLKKIASELEVPQGMGVILRTAGASRTKAEIKRDFEYLMRLWENVRDLTLQSSAPYLVYEEGSLIKRSIRDLYNKDIDQVLVAGDEGYREAKDFMRMLMPSHAKNVQPYKDATPVFSRFMVESQLDAMFSPQVTLKSGGYIVINQTEALVAIDVNSGKSTREHNIEDTAVQTNLEAAEEVARQLRLRDLAGLIVIDFIDMEENKNNRAVERKLKDCLKNDRARIQVGRISHFGLLEMSRQRIRTGVLESSMTPCPHCHGTGMIRSVESVALHVLRSLEDHLLKGATHNLIVRTTTEAALYILNQKRGHLADLEARFGLEVTVQAGHMDSGQHYVLERGEPIDARPDAAPRMIQPSTVMPMTVEEAEEIDEVEEEEEETPRASSARDRDESDDENGGRKRRRRRRRRRSGSDEDQPQTRQADAEDGDEDGDNDTEGEVSAAERQEDGDDEERSRRKRRRGRRGGRRSRRDGEGENGENENGEAVAQASDEADDSDSDAATGDSVSEPVAAQTAAEETASTDEAPAEAVSETVAETSETAAEPAGESEADAAPEAPAPEVETPADEPVADVAAAAEPVEETSETVAEEAPVEAVAEEASEPVEPEAPAQPAAPSEPVVVRETVSSDGSSEETDPDGPKRSGWWQRRGFF
- a CDS encoding DUF4405 domain-containing protein; protein product: MLRVLKTHGTTFTIVLFAVSAVSGVALFFHWGSAAFHGMHEWLSMVLLAPVVVHLWRNWPGLSGYLKRRQLLVPAVIGIAASLAFAVPALTAGASGGNPMRAALSAIENGTVAEVAPLFELTPQSLAQRLAAKGYQVAPDGDLASASLAEIASASGKPAGPGLIADVAFAGDATP